A genomic region of Ictidomys tridecemlineatus isolate mIctTri1 chromosome 10, mIctTri1.hap1, whole genome shotgun sequence contains the following coding sequences:
- the Cd2bp2 gene encoding CD2 antigen cytoplasmic tail-binding protein 2 yields the protein MPKRKVTFQGVGDEDEEDEISVPKKKLVDPVAGAGGPGSRFKGKHSLDSDEEDDDEEGSSKYDILASEDVEGQEAATLPSEGGVRITPFNLQEEMEEGHFDADGNYFLNRDAQIRDSWLDNIDWVKIRERPPDQRQASDSEEEDGLGQTPMSAQALLEGLLELLLPRETVAGALRRLGARGGGKGGSKGPGRPSSPQRLDRLSGLADQMVARGNLGVYQETRERLAMRLKGLGCRTQGPHDPIPTPSLDMFAEEVTEGELETPTPTQKGEAESPGDGLVDVMWEYKWENTGDAELYGPFTSAQMQTWVNEGYFPDGVYCRKLDPPGGQFYNSKRIDFDLYT from the exons ATGCCAAAGAGGAAAGTGACCTTCCAGGGCGTGGGCGATGAGGATGAGGAGGATGAAATCAGTGTTCCCAAGAAGAAG CTAGTGGACCCTGTGGCTGGGGCAGGGGGTCCTGGGAGCCGCTTCAAAGGCAAACACTCCTTGGACAGTGATGAGGAAGACGATGATGAAGAGGGATCCAGCAAATATGACATTCTGGCCTCCGAGGATGTAGAAG GTCAGGAAGCAGCCACACTCCCCAGTGAAGGAGGTGTTCGGATCACACCTTTCAACCTgcaggaagagatggaggaaggcCATTTTGATGCTGATGGCAACTACTTCTTGAACCGGGATGCTCAGATCCGTGACAGCTGGCTGGACAACATTGACTGG GTGAAAATCAGGGAGCGGCCACCTGATCAGCGCCAGGCCTCAGACTCAGAGGAGGAGGATGGCCTGGGACAAACACCAATGAGTGCCCAAGCCCTCCTGGAGGGACTTTTGGAGCTTCTCTTGCCAAGAGAGACAGTGGCTGGGGCACTCAGGCGTCTGGGGGCCCGAGGAGGAGGCAAAGGGGGCAGCAAGGGGCCTGGGAGGCCCAGTTCCCCCCAGCGCCTAGACCGGCTCTCTGGGTTGGCCGACCAGATGGTGGCCCGAGGCAACCTTGGTGTATACCAGGAAACAAGGGAGCGATTGGCTATGCGTCTAAAGGGGTTGGGGTGCCGGACTCAGGGACCCCATGACCCCATACCTACACCCTCCCTGGACATGTTTGCTGAGGAAGTAACAGAGGGAGAGCTCGAGACCCCGACCCCTACCCAGAAAGGAG AAGCAGAATCACCAGGAGATGGTCTAGTGGATGTGATGTGGGAATATAAGTGGGAGAACACAGGAGATGCCGAGCTATATGGGCCTTTTACTAGTGCCCAGATGCAG acctgGGTGAATGAAGGCTACTTCCCGGATGGTGTTTATTGTCGGAAGCTGGACCCCCCTGGTGGTCAGTTCTATAACTCCAAACGCATTGACTTTGACCTCTACACCTGA